One genomic segment of Paenibacillus sp. FSL H8-0332 includes these proteins:
- a CDS encoding sigma-70 family RNA polymerase sigma factor gives MWKRKQRDVFYEQLCEQNIKSIYKYCTRLTKGHSQLTDIAEECAQKTFLEAGKQLIKLQSHPNVKGWLYVTAKNLVLNSYRGMYLKRKYEIVFDDKLKLVSDNDELAACLEEVYDIKELSQQVLSTLNKKEYALYHDYFRNRLSIADLSEKYCISNSAVTTRIYRIKSKLKDKIKECCEII, from the coding sequence TTGTGGAAAAGAAAGCAACGAGATGTGTTCTATGAGCAGCTCTGCGAACAGAACATCAAGAGTATCTACAAATATTGCACCCGATTAACTAAAGGACATTCACAACTCACCGATATCGCCGAAGAGTGTGCCCAAAAAACTTTTCTTGAGGCCGGCAAGCAGCTTATCAAGCTCCAAAGTCATCCCAATGTAAAAGGTTGGCTGTATGTTACAGCAAAAAATCTCGTGCTTAATAGTTATCGGGGGATGTATCTCAAGCGAAAATATGAAATTGTGTTTGATGATAAATTAAAACTTGTAAGTGATAACGATGAACTGGCTGCCTGTTTGGAAGAAGTATATGACATCAAAGAGTTAAGTCAGCAGGTATTAAGTACTCTTAACAAGAAGGAATACGCGCTTTATCATGATTATTTTAGAAATCGTTTATCCATAGCGGATTTGTCTGAGAAGTATTGTATTTCCAATAGTGCAGTGACTACAAGAATTTATAGAATCAAGAGCAAGCTTAAAGACAAGATTAAAGAATGCTGTGAGATAATTTGA